Proteins from one Nitrobacteraceae bacterium AZCC 2146 genomic window:
- a CDS encoding TRAP transporter TAXI family solute receptor (product_source=TIGR02122; cath_funfam=3.40.50.1380; cog=COG2358; pfam=PF16868; superfamily=53850; tigrfam=TIGR02122; transmembrane_helix_parts=Inside_1_35,TMhelix_36_58,Outside_59_359,TMhelix_360_382,Inside_383_478): MAFDLKRLFSRSIVDGPDVIGPIGPPSPRSIRRKMTLITLAGTLALVAAVAGAYYFAMKPIPLRIAVGPANSDDVRVVQALVQAFSRDHNAVRLRPILTDGATASAKALADGKADLAIIRGDLDVPKNARAVATLRKNVAVIWVPPAAKGKKTGPKITKFSQLAGRRVGVIGKTQANVNLLNIILRQYGVDPAKVTIVQFSTTEVAEAVKDQKVDAFIAAGPVNSKITNDAIAASSRDGGAPTFLAIDSAEAIAQNFPIYEASEIPAGVFGGSPARPDDDVKTISFAHHIVARQGLSDATVAAFTRQLFAIRQQIITDFPLAAKIETPDTDKDAVIPVHPGAAAYVDGEEKTFLDRYSDYIWWSLMGLSAMGSAGAWFASYLKKDERNNNSTLRERLLDMLAVARHSDSLEELDQMQAEADTILRDTLTCFEHGAIEEGALTAFNIALEQFHNAVADRKALIGSMPVPPLRQNRVQAV; the protein is encoded by the coding sequence ATGGCTTTTGACTTGAAACGATTGTTTTCCCGATCGATCGTGGACGGCCCTGACGTCATTGGGCCGATAGGTCCGCCGTCACCGCGCTCGATCCGACGCAAGATGACGCTGATCACGTTGGCCGGCACGCTCGCCCTCGTCGCGGCGGTCGCCGGCGCTTATTACTTCGCCATGAAGCCGATACCGCTGCGGATCGCCGTTGGCCCGGCCAACAGCGACGACGTCAGGGTGGTGCAGGCGCTGGTCCAGGCATTTTCGCGCGATCACAATGCCGTCCGGCTGCGGCCAATCCTGACCGATGGTGCTACCGCCAGTGCCAAGGCGCTGGCCGACGGCAAGGCCGATCTCGCCATCATCCGCGGCGATCTCGACGTGCCGAAGAACGCCCGCGCCGTCGCCACGCTGCGCAAGAACGTCGCCGTCATCTGGGTGCCGCCGGCCGCGAAGGGCAAGAAAACGGGCCCGAAGATCACCAAGTTCTCGCAATTGGCTGGGCGCCGTGTCGGCGTAATCGGCAAGACCCAGGCCAATGTGAACTTGTTGAATATCATCCTGCGGCAATACGGCGTCGATCCCGCCAAGGTCACCATCGTGCAGTTCTCGACCACCGAGGTGGCGGAAGCGGTCAAGGACCAGAAGGTCGATGCGTTTATCGCCGCCGGCCCGGTCAACAGCAAGATCACCAATGATGCCATCGCTGCTTCGTCGCGCGATGGCGGCGCGCCGACGTTCCTCGCCATCGATTCGGCCGAGGCGATCGCGCAGAATTTTCCGATCTATGAGGCCTCGGAAATTCCCGCAGGCGTCTTTGGCGGCTCGCCGGCGCGACCGGACGACGACGTCAAGACTATCAGCTTTGCGCATCATATCGTTGCCCGGCAGGGTCTCTCCGACGCGACCGTGGCTGCCTTCACGCGACAACTGTTCGCAATTCGCCAGCAGATCATCACCGACTTCCCGCTGGCGGCGAAGATCGAGACGCCGGACACCGACAAGGACGCCGTGATCCCGGTGCATCCCGGTGCGGCCGCCTATGTCGATGGCGAGGAGAAAACCTTTCTCGATCGCTACAGCGATTACATCTGGTGGAGCCTGATGGGGCTTTCGGCAATGGGCTCGGCCGGTGCCTGGTTCGCCAGCTACCTGAAAAAGGACGAGCGCAACAACAATTCGACGCTGCGCGAAAGGCTCCTCGACATGCTGGCCGTGGCGCGCCACAGCGATTCGCTCGAGGAACTGGACCAGATGCAGGCCGAAGCGGACACCATCCTGCGCGACACGCTGACTTGTTTCGAGCACGGCGCCATCGAGGAGGGTGCGTTGACCGCCTTCAACATCGCGCTGGAGCAATTCCACAACGCGGTCGCCGACCGCAAGGCGCTGATCGGCTCGATGCCTGTCCCGCCGCTGCGCCAGAATCGGGTGCAGGCGGTTTAA
- a CDS encoding 4a-hydroxytetrahydrobiopterin dehydratase (product_source=KO:K01724; cath_funfam=3.30.1360.20; cog=COG2154; ko=KO:K01724; pfam=PF01329; superfamily=55248) gives MVERLSAAARKAALQELAGWSEVPGRDAIAKTFSFKDFNEAFGFMARVARVAEKRDHHPEWRNVYKTVEVVLATHDADGVTARDIDLAKAMNKIAGQLGVS, from the coding sequence ATGGTGGAGCGACTATCGGCCGCGGCGCGCAAGGCGGCGCTGCAGGAATTGGCGGGTTGGAGCGAGGTGCCCGGCCGCGATGCCATCGCCAAAACCTTCAGCTTCAAGGATTTCAACGAGGCCTTCGGCTTCATGGCGCGGGTCGCGCGGGTCGCCGAGAAGCGCGACCACCATCCGGAATGGCGCAATGTTTACAAGACGGTGGAGGTGGTACTGGCGACCCATGATGCCGATGGGGTAACGGCGCGGGACATCGATCTGGCCAAGGCGATGAACAAGATCGCCGGCCAACTCGGCGTCAGTTAG